The following proteins come from a genomic window of Panicum hallii strain FIL2 chromosome 8, PHallii_v3.1, whole genome shotgun sequence:
- the LOC112903093 gene encoding uncharacterized protein LOC112903093, producing the protein MSSKLKLKEAMSSTDNPISGGHCRQLLPSAFPHQLGLGGSPPPWFLAAAGGEEDEEDEKMDMLWEDFNEELASAPPLCPLSPLINKGGLAMKEEAWRDDELIVVDLEKRAKHLQHSQDGRVVRRRRWSLVLMLRLLKKLFLVKKTRKPRTAPI; encoded by the exons ATGTCTTCAAAGTTGAAACTCAAGGAAGCCATGTCTTCAACAGACAATCCAATTTCAG GAGGGCACTGCAGGCAGCTTCTTCCATCAGCGTTCCCTCACCAGCTCGGCCTCGGCGGCTCCCCTCCACCGTggttcctcgccgccgccggtggggaggaggatgaagaggaTGAGAAGATGGACATGCTGTGGGAGGACTTCAACGAGGAGCTCGCCAGCGCGCCGCCGCTGTGCCCGCTGAGCCCTCTGATCAACAAGGGAGGGCTGGCGATGAAGGAGGAGGCCTGGCGCGACGACGAGCTGATCGTCGTCGATCTGGAGAAGCGCGCGAAGCATCTCCAACATTCACAAGACGGCAGGGTGgtccggcgccggcggtggagcCTGGTGCTGATGCTCAGGCTGCTCAAGAAGCTGTTCCTGGTCAAGAAAACCAGGAAGCCGAGAACTGCACCGATTTGA